AGCCGAATTCCCTTACTGGATGGTCGAGTTGGGCCGCAGTGCGCTGGTCGAGGCATATCAGGACGCCGCCGCGGGGGACGATTACACGCCCGATACCGCACTGCTCAACTTCTACGACGGCCAGGCGAAGCTCGGTATGCACCAGGACAAGGAAGAGCGCTCCGGCGCGCCGGTGGTCTCCCTCAGCATCGGCGACACCTGCGTCTTCCGGTTCGGCAACACCGAGACGCGCACCAAGCCCTACACCGACATCGAACTGGCCTCCGGTGATCTCTTCGTCTTCGGCGGACCGTCCCGCTTCGCGTACCACGGAGTGCCCAAGGTCAGGCCGGGCACCGGCGACCCCGCGTCCGGCCTGACCACGGGGCGCCTCAACATCACCATGCGGGTGACCGGACTCGACGGATAGCTGCCGCACCGCGAGGCAGACTGGACTCATGTGTCGCAATATCAAGACGCTCCGTCCGCCCACCACCCCGAGGTCACCGACGAGGACGTCCGGGCCGCTGCCTTGCAGTACGTCCGCAAGGTCTCCGGGTTCCGCGCCCCGGCCGCACACAACCGCGAGGTGTTCGACCAGGCCGTGGACGCCGTAGCGGCCGCGACCCAGGAACTCCTCGACGGCCTCCAGATCCGCGGCTCCGCCGGCCGCCGGCCCTCGCATCCCTGAGGCACCTCTCATCCACCGGCAAAATCACCGGACGAAGCACCAGCCGAACCGCCGGGCGAGCCACGGGCGGGACAATATGCCACCCCACATCACGCTCCGTGGTCAGCAGGCGGCCGGCCCGGCCGCTGACCGCGCACGAAAACGGGCACCGGCCGAGCGCGAAACCTCCCTCCCAGAAGATTCCGCTCCGCCTCCTATCGATTGCCCGCCGGCCCCCGCCAGTCCGCGTGGCGAATACGGGAGATCTCCCGCACCTCACCAACCGTGCCCCATTCGTCCTTCCCCAGCCGCGACAGGGGCTTCAGCCGGGAGATCTCGGGATGGCCGTCGACCAGTACGTCCTGCGAGACTGCCGCATGCACCACGCGCCCGAACACGACGGTGGAATCCCCGATGCCCAGCGTGCTGTGCACCTCGCACTCCAGCGCCACCGGTGAGGCCGCCACCCGCGGAGGCTTGACACGCAAACTCGGCTCGGTGGCTATCCCGGCCGCCTCGAACTCGCTCACCCCATGCGGAAAGTCGGTGCCCGTGTCATTGATCTGCCCGAAAAGCCCCTCGGGCGCCAGGTTGACCACGAACTGCCCGGTCGCCTCGACATTGCGCAGGGTGTCCTTGCGACCGACGGAGCTGAACTGCACCACGGGCGGCGCGACACTCGCGATCGTGAAGAAGGAGTGGGGGGCCAGGTTCGTAGAAGCACAATCAGGGCTGATCGTCGAGATCCAGGCGATGGGCCGCGGCACGACCGTCGCGGTCAGGAGCTTGTAGAACTCGTTGCGGGACATCTCAGCGGGATCGAAGTCAATGCGCATGGTGATCAGTATCCACACAGGCGCGCGTCGCCCGCCAGCACCTCTCCGCCGCCCAGAACGGACTCGCCCAAGGCCGCATCACCCACGGCTGGGTCCGTAAAGGCGAGCGCAAAGGGCAGCTCGTCCCGCATGAGGCCGACCTGGTCGTACGGATCTTCCAGGACTTCATGTCGGGGGAATCGGCCTACAGCATCGCCAGGAGCTTCAACGCCGAAGGGATCCAGCCTCCTGCCGCCCGCACCTGGTCGTCCACGATGGTCGCCAAGATGCTCCGCAATCCGCGCTACGCAGGCATGGTCTCCTACGCGGGGAAACATCGGGTCCAAGCCGCTACTGCCGGGGACGGATGGTCCCTCGTCCTCTTCGATGACGAGGGACGCCCCTTGCTCGGCTCGTGGGAACCCGTCATCGCCCCCAAGCTCTGGTCCCAGGTCCAGTTCGAGTGGCAACGCCGCCGCCAAAAGACAGGCATCAAGCCCGGCGAGTCCGGCACCGCACCGGCGCGAGCGCCGTGGCGGACGTGGCCGAGTGGCCCGCTGCTCAGGCGTGAGGTCTGCGGCCACCTCGCGGGCGAGCGCCGCCAGGTCGTCGGGCCGGGCCGACACGGGCCTGCCGTTCAGCATCACATGGGGGCCGGGTGCGGCCTGGGGCCAGTGGCCGCGAGCCCTAAGCCAGGCAATCAATGCCGTCGGCCGAGACCGCCGCAGGGCGGGATCTCGGGGTCGCCCTGCTGCCGCTGGCCGGCGGTGATGAGCCGTTCGACGACCCCCACGGATCTGCAGGGAGGTCACTACGACGACGTCCGCCCCGGCTTCAGAGAGATTGCGTCCAGCGCGGAACCACGGCATGGAGACCGCCCCCGTCATCCGCACCATCAAGCGCGCCCCCACCCCCACAGCTCGCTCCGCCTCGGCACAGCGGTGAGAGCAGCCTCCAGGAGCACCCCCCGGAGCAACGGCGTCCATCACTTGCTGAAAGCGGATGGTTGCCTCCCGATCCGGATAGGGCGAAGCGTCCGCGGTTCTTAGGGTTTCGAAGAACTCAGCGCTCAGGAGGCATACATGGAGAGCTGTCGCGGTGCGCGGACGGCCTTGGTCGTGGGCGCGGGCATGGGCGGTCTCACCGCGGCATCGGCCTTGGCACGCAGGGGGTGGCAGGTCGAGATCGCGGAGATCAGTCCGGCCGGAGCGACGTCCGGCTGGGGGTTGTGTCTGACCGGTCCTTCGCTGCGTGCGCTGGACGAACTGGGGCTGGCCGACCCGTGTCTGGCCGCGGGCTACGGCATGAGTGTGATCACGCATGTGGATGTGGACGGCAGGGTTGCGGACGAGGTCCGGTTGCCGCGCCTGATCGGCGCCGAGTGGCCCGCGGTGGTTGGCATGGGGCGTCCGGCGCTGTACCGGACGCTGCGCGAGCATGCCGATCGCTGTGGCGTGGTGGTGCACCACGGGCTGACCGTCGTTGCGGTGGAACAGGAGGGGGAACAGGTCCGCGTGCAGATGTCGGACGGGACGCACCGGCGGGTCGCGCTGTTGGTGGGTGCGGACGGGATCCGCTCGTCGGTACGGCGTCTGCTGGGCCTGGAGACCTCGGTCGCGTACCACGGGCAGATGGTCTGGCGGGCTCTGGTGCCCCGCCCGCCGTGGGCCACCGGGATTCAACAGTTCGCCGGGCAGAGCAATACGGCGGGGCTCGTGCCCATCTCGGACAGCCTGGCGTATGCGTTCCTGACGGAGAACGGAGCGGAGTGGAGCGTCCTGCCTGACGTCGAACTCGTTCCGCGTTCAAGGCAGTTGCTGGAGGGCTTCCCTGGCCGCGTGGAGGAGATCCGCTCCCTGCTGGCGGCCGGGTCCAAGTCAGTGGTACGTCGCCCGGTGCTGACGGCTTTCTTGGACGGTGCCTGGAACCGGGGCACCGGCGTGGTCATCGGTGATGCCGCGCACGCACCCGCACCGCAGATGGCCAGCGGCGCGGCCCTGGCCATCGAGGACGGGGCGGTGCTGGCCCAGGAGCTCGACTGTCACACGTCGATCGGCGCGGGGCTCGATGCCTTCGTCAGCCGACGCGCACAGCGGTGCCGAACACTCGTGGAGAACTCGGTGGCGATCGCCGACCTGGAGCAGGCGCAGCGCTACGACGAGGCGTACCCGCTGGTCGATGCCTGCCACCGGCAGATGGCCGAGCCCGCATGACCATTGTCGGGGGCACAGCGCGTCAGCCACCCGCGGTCCCTGCTCGACCAGGCGTCCTGGACATGCCGTGCTGCCCGTCGCTTCAGGCCAACGGCAAGGACGACCTGCACACGCTTCGGCCCACTTCTACCTGGTTCTTGAGCACGGAGGCCCCAAGGCGGCCCGGATGTTCCCCGGCGCCCACACGGGCGAGGGTCCCGTGCTGTCCACCGTCCACAACTGGCGTACAAATCCCGCAAGTTGACCCAGCGCAGCGTAAAGGAGTGCACCATGGGCAACAGCAGTCTGACCACCCACCTGCGGCACATCGATGTCGCCATGCCCGACTTCGCCGAGCAGCGTCAGTTCTATACCGAGATGTGGGGGCTGACGGAGACCGCAAGCGATACCGGCGTCTCGTTCCTGGCAGCCGATGGCTCGCCGGAGCAGTACGTGGTGCGGCTGCGCCAGGGAGCGCACAAGCGCACCGACCTCATCGCCTTCGGTGCCGCCACGGCAGCCGATGTCAACACCCTGGCCGCGCGGCTGATCGCACAGGGCGTGAAGCTGCTCCATGAACCGATGCAGCTGGACACCCCCGGGGGTGGCTACGCGGTCCGCTTCTTCGACAACGAGGGCCGCGTGGTCGAGGTCTCCGCCGACGTCACACCACGACAGCACCGCAAGATCGAAGCCCGCGAGCCGATCCCCGTGCGGCTGTCACACGTGCTGATGAACTCTCCCACCCCCGAGGCCACGGTCGCCTGGTACATCAAGCACCTGGGGTTCCGCCTCTCGGACACCATGTGCCTCGGCAGCCGCGGGGAGATCATGTGGTTTCTGCGGTGCAGCACCTTCCACCACAGCTTCGGCATCGTCCGCGGGCCGCACGCGGCCTTCCACCACGCCTCCTTCGAGATGCGCGGCATCGACGAGTTCATGCGCGGGACCGGCCGGATGCGGGGACGGGGCATCGAGCGACTGTGGGGACCGGGGCGGCACCGCGCCGGTGACAACGTCTTCAGCTACTTCCTCGACCGAGCCGGAAACACCGTCGAGTACACCACCGAGCTGGAGGTCCTGGACGAGGACACCTGGCACCCCCACCTCTACGACCTACGCGATCCCACCAACGCGGATCAATGGGGCACGGCCAACGAGATGGAGGAGTTCATCGCCGCCAAGTCCCACAACGACGTCGACCCCGGACTGTTCGTGGCTCCACCGATGTGAGCACACCCGCGAGGGGTCGCGTCACCTGCGGACGCAGCACCGCCGATCAAGCCCCTGGCGGGCCGGCAGCGGTGACACACTGTCCGCAGGCCCCGGTCGCCCGCACCCCACGCCGTGGCGGCCGCCCGCGCCGAGGGAGGTGAATGTGTGCCGGCTCCGCTGCGCAACTTCGTCATCACCAAATCCCCCAACCCCGTCGACCTCTTGAACGCCGCCACCCGCCTGTTCGGCGGCTCCATCGCCACGTCGCCGCTGGACGGCCTGTGCAGGGGAGATCACGAACTGCGCGGGGTGGCCGCGCGCGACTTCGCCGTCGGCTACTTCGCCTCGCCGCTCGACGTGCGCGTCTCCACGGCGGGAGGACGCAGCTCCTACTTCGTCAACATCGGTGTCCGGCGCGATCGCCGCATCGTGCGGCGGCCTGAACACCACCCTCGACACCGCCACGGCCGGGGTCGTCAACCCCGGAGACACTCAGGAGCTGCGCCCCGCGCGCCCAACCCCTTCACGCTTTCTGGGCCTTCGGATCGACGCCGCCCTGGTCGACCAGGAATTCACCGCGCTGACCGGGCGCCCGCCGGTGTCCCCCATCCGCTTCGACTTCGCCCTCGACCTGGCCGAGCCCAAGGGCCGGGCCGTACTGCTGCTGGTCCGCTCCCTCCTGGAGCAACTGGACTCGGGAGACGCCCTGTTCCTGCGTGCCGAACTCCAGCGCAGTCAACTGCGCTGCATCGTCACCGCGCTGCTCCTGGCCCAGCCGCACTCGCACACCGACGAGTTGCGAGACGGTCCGCAACCTGGCCACCCGCGCTCCTTGCGCGCAGCTCTCGCGTTCATCGAGGCCAACCTCACCGAGCACATCGCCCTCGGCGACATCGCCGAAGCCGCCGACTGCGCGCCGCGGACCATCAGCTCCGCATTCCGCGACCGGCTCGGCCTGTCGCCCATGTCCTACGTACGCAACCTGCGGCTGGACCGGATCCGTCAGGACATCCTCACCACCACCGACAACGTCGGCACCATCGCGTACCGGTGGGGCGTCTCCCACCTGGGCCGCTTCGCCGGCGACTACCACGGCCGTTTCAACGAGTTGCCCTCCGACACCGCAGCCCGCCGGTAAACCCGCCACCTGCACCGCGCCCTCGAACGGCCCCGCCATCCGGCCCGCGTCCCTCGGTGCG
This portion of the Streptomyces sp. 2114.4 genome encodes:
- a CDS encoding alpha-ketoglutarate-dependent dioxygenase AlkB produces the protein MPQQRELVAACRGWARGPAPIRHTKLPRGGVMSVQTVCIGWHWQPYAYTRTADDVNGARVAEFPYWMVELGRSALVEAYQDAAAGDDYTPDTALLNFYDGQAKLGMHQDKEERSGAPVVSLSIGDTCVFRFGNTETRTKPYTDIELASGDLFVFGGPSRFAYHGVPKVRPGTGDPASGLTTGRLNITMRVTGLDG
- a CDS encoding flavin reductase family protein, giving the protein MRIDFDPAEMSRNEFYKLLTATVVPRPIAWISTISPDCASTNLAPHSFFTIASVAPPVVQFSSVGRKDTLRNVEATGQFVVNLAPEGLFGQINDTGTDFPHGVSEFEAAGIATEPSLRVKPPRVAASPVALECEVHSTLGIGDSTVVFGRVVHAAVSQDVLVDGHPEISRLKPLSRLGKDEWGTVGEVREISRIRHADWRGPAGNR
- a CDS encoding recombinase family protein, whose product is MTHGWVRKGERKGQLVPHEADLVVRIFQDFMSGESAYSIARSFNAEGIQPPAARTWSSTMVAKMLRNPRYAGMVSYAGKHRVQAATAGDGWSLVLFDDEGRPLLGSWEPVIAPKLWSQVQFEWQRRRQKTGIKPGESGTAPARAPWRTWPSGPLLRREVCGHLAGERRQVVGPGRHGPAVQHHMGAGCGLGPVAASPKPGNQCRRPRPPQGGISGSPCCRWPAVMSRSTTPTDLQGGHYDDVRPGFREIASSAEPRHGDRPRHPHHQARPHPHSSLRLGTAVRAASRSTPRSNGVHHLLKADGCLPIRIGRSVRGS
- a CDS encoding FAD-dependent monooxygenase; amino-acid sequence: MESCRGARTALVVGAGMGGLTAASALARRGWQVEIAEISPAGATSGWGLCLTGPSLRALDELGLADPCLAAGYGMSVITHVDVDGRVADEVRLPRLIGAEWPAVVGMGRPALYRTLREHADRCGVVVHHGLTVVAVEQEGEQVRVQMSDGTHRRVALLVGADGIRSSVRRLLGLETSVAYHGQMVWRALVPRPPWATGIQQFAGQSNTAGLVPISDSLAYAFLTENGAEWSVLPDVELVPRSRQLLEGFPGRVEEIRSLLAAGSKSVVRRPVLTAFLDGAWNRGTGVVIGDAAHAPAPQMASGAALAIEDGAVLAQELDCHTSIGAGLDAFVSRRAQRCRTLVENSVAIADLEQAQRYDEAYPLVDACHRQMAEPA
- a CDS encoding VOC family protein, with product MGNSSLTTHLRHIDVAMPDFAEQRQFYTEMWGLTETASDTGVSFLAADGSPEQYVVRLRQGAHKRTDLIAFGAATAADVNTLAARLIAQGVKLLHEPMQLDTPGGGYAVRFFDNEGRVVEVSADVTPRQHRKIEAREPIPVRLSHVLMNSPTPEATVAWYIKHLGFRLSDTMCLGSRGEIMWFLRCSTFHHSFGIVRGPHAAFHHASFEMRGIDEFMRGTGRMRGRGIERLWGPGRHRAGDNVFSYFLDRAGNTVEYTTELEVLDEDTWHPHLYDLRDPTNADQWGTANEMEEFIAAKSHNDVDPGLFVAPPM
- a CDS encoding AraC family transcriptional regulator, with the translated sequence MSGAIAASCGGLNTTLDTATAGVVNPGDTQELRPARPTPSRFLGLRIDAALVDQEFTALTGRPPVSPIRFDFALDLAEPKGRAVLLLVRSLLEQLDSGDALFLRAELQRSQLRCIVTALLLAQPHSHTDELRDGPQPGHPRSLRAALAFIEANLTEHIALGDIAEAADCAPRTISSAFRDRLGLSPMSYVRNLRLDRIRQDILTTTDNVGTIAYRWGVSHLGRFAGDYHGRFNELPSDTAARR